The DNA sequence CGTCATTACGGCTATCCGAAGATCATGTAACGGTGCCCCATAGATCACTTCACGGCACGGCATCAGCCCGTTCCCGGCGCCACCGAGGCCGCGATCACCGGTGCTCGCGGGCGCCTCAACCGTCGATCCGTACGCCCTGCTTCCTCGCGTAGGCCTCCCTCCCCTTGGTGTGCCACCACTCGGAGACGTCGATCCGCAACGACCGCGCTATCCACGCCAGCAGGTCCTCTGGCGGGCTTCCGTTGAAGACGTTGATGTCGCTGCTGTCGCGTTCGGAGCGGACCGACCAGCGGCCATCGGGGGCGACGACCTCCAGGTACACGTCGAACTTCCGCCCCCGCACGACGACTTCGAGGTCCGTGACCTCCAGGGCGACGCACCCTCCTTCGTCCCACTTCCCCACGACCCGCGGGACCAGCAGGTCCCGCACTTCCTCTGGAGTCAGCATCCGTCCAGGATCTCGCACCGGCACGCGCCGCGGAGCGCCGGATGCTGCTATCGTCCACCTCGAATCGAGATACCTCGAATCGATGCATAGCTGTACGCCTGTACGTCTGTACGTCCGTACGCCTCTGTGCATCGGTTCGGGACACGACCAGTTGTGGAGGTGCGACGGTGTTCACCGAGGAATGGGTGACGGCGCGGGCCAGGGACGGCTACGAGCGCGGGCAGGCGTCCTTCCCGATCCGCCCCGAGCGCTCGGCGCTCCTTGTCATCGACATGCAGGACGAGTTCGTTCGCCCGGGCTTCAGCCCGTACTGGGTGCCCGCCGCCACGCGCATGGCGCCCCGGCTGCGCGGCCTGGTGGAGCACTGCCGCACGGCGGACGTGCCGGTCGTCTGGACCGTCTTCGACGACACGCACCTCGGCCTCGACCGTCCGCACGCCCTGCGCCACCTGCCGCACGGCTCCCACGACTGGACCAGGCCGGGGCCCGCGCGGATCTGGCA is a window from the Streptomyces spectabilis genome containing:
- a CDS encoding cysteine hydrolase family protein — protein: MFTEEWVTARARDGYERGQASFPIRPERSALLVIDMQDEFVRPGFSPYWVPAATRMAPRLRGLVEHCRTADVPVVWTVFDDTHLGLDRPHALRHLPHGSHDWTRPGPARIWHEMGPREDEVVIRKPSYGAFYDTPLDTILRNLGRDTVVVTGTLTNYCCGTTARQAYERGYHVVFGADVTATDDETRQEPELAVLRKGFARVLDAAEISARLTGAAV